A stretch of DNA from Gimesia chilikensis:
AGCGGGCAGGCCGCTGCCTTTTGGGGTACCCATTGCGGGGTCACCTGCCGGAACTCGCTCTGCAGGACAGTAAGCCACATTTAATAGAGCAGAGTCGCCAGCTTGCGACGGTACGCGCTGGTCAGGGCTGACTGTGGCCCCAGCAGATCGAAGATTCGCAACATTGTGGCTTTGGCTTCTACGCCTGCTCCCGCTTTATCTTCCGCGATGATCGCCAGACAGATTTCCAGGGCTTCTTCATGTTTGTTGGAAATCGCCAGGGCGTCTGCTAAGGCGATTTTGAGGTCAGCATTATCGGGATCTGCCTCCAATGCTTTACGAGCCTCTTCCACCCCACCCGCTTCATCCGCGGCTGCCTGAAGTTCGAGCTGCGATTTAATCTGCTCTGCTTCGGGCTCTAGAAACCCACGAGCTTCCAGTTCTTCAATGATCTGGCCGCATTCATCGAAGCGGGACAACTTTACCAGCACAGCTGCCAGTCGCAGTTTGATGGTATCGTTTTTCGGATCGAGTTCTGCTGCTTCACGGTACTTGCCTTCCGCGGCCGCTGGATCGGTCTCTTCGAGGATCTGACCTTCCTGCAGCAACATATCAATGGGAGAAGGCACCAGTTGCGTTACCCATTCCCTCAGCGACTCTTCGGGCAGGATCCCCTGGAAATGATCGACGGGCTGCCCGTTCAGGAAGGCGACCACAGTCGGAATCGATTGCACGCGGAATGCGGCCGCCAGTCCCTGTTGTTCGTCGATATTGATTTTCGCCAACTGGACTTTGCCCTGGAATTCGTTGATCACGTTTTCCAGCATAGGAGCCAGCTGCTGACACGGACCGCACCAGGGAGCCCAGAAATCGATGATGATCGGCATCTGTTGTGACTTCTGCAGGACTTCGGTTTCGAAGTTCTCTTCGGTGACATCAATGATCCAGGGTGCATTGGCTGACATGATATGTTTCCTTATCTGAGACTCCCAGGAGGGGAAACTCTGTTGGTTTGACAATCAGTTCCGGGTGACAGGGAGTTCGCAGATTGCCCACTGCCCGAAATTTTCTTCTACTTCAATCTGGACCGATTCAATCTGGCTTGCAGCGTCTGATCCTATCACAGTCATCAGCTGCTGGCCAATCCAGTGCGCGATTAATTCAGCCGTTGTATTGGCAACCGGCAGCAGGATACAGTCCTCACGCGGGAAAACCCAGCGCCGTTCTTCGAACGTGGCTTCGACTTCATTCTGATCTTCCCTGACTTTAATTTTATCGTGCTGCGTGGGAAGCAGAACACGGTGATCGAGCGCATCGACCGTTTTCTGCAACTGATCACGAAGTGCAATGAAATCGAAGACGTAACCGTTTTCGTCTAGAGGCCCGGTCAGCTCAGCAGCGACACGCCAGTTGTGACCGTGCAGACGCTCACAGATATTGCCGTTGAATGTGATAAAGTGTGCCGCACTGAAGACGAGGTGGTCTTTGGTGACGCGAACTTTGTATCGGGGGACGCTATCCTTCATAAATTAACGAGCTCAATTCTGCTTGAAAAGGTGGAGGGACTTTTTTTCTGATTGTAGCCGGAGCAGGGGGCTTGATGAAACCGTCCCGCAGGGCAACAAACAGGGCCGCGACGATTAAATCGGCTGTCGTTCCCGGATTCCTGCGATTTCCCGTTTCGCGCAACCAGCGGTCAAGTCCCTGCAAACTGCTCTCAAAGTCTTCTGCCTGTAAGGTCTCGCGAGCTCGCCGGGCTGCTTCTTCTGCTTCAGCCCTGCCACATTTACGGGCGATCAATGTGTCCGGACAGGCAGCCATCAGCATGAGCTGCAGACGAATGACGGCAGTTTCCCAGTCTGAGGATTGATTCCAGAAATCCTGTAGTGCGGGGACCGCTGTCTGGAGGGTGATCTCAAATCCGCTGGCATATTCTCGCGCGACGGCATCCCGCTCAGCTGCCAGGGCCATGACTTCGCGCAGTGTGCCCGTTGGTTCGTCTAAGATATCCTGCGTTTCTGTCTCTCCCAGGCCACCCGGACAGGCCACTCTGATTGCCTCGTAAACCAGTCGCGCGTCAGCGACACTCAATCCCTCCAGGACCGATTCAATTCCCGCAGAGATGGTCAGCTCATTCGGTATGGCCAGCAACGGGGCCAGTAACAGGACCATGCCCAGGTTGGAGTTGCTGGCAGAGACATCTCGGGTTGCTGTGATGCAATTCAAGATGGTTTCACCTATCCTGCCTGGCTCTGACTGTGGGAGCAGGGGGGCAATCGCCCGTGCAGAACGGAGGAAATCAACGTACATCAGATCAGGAAACGAGACGCCAGGATGAACATTTCCCGGTTTGCGTGCGGTCGCTTCGAGCAGGCAGGCCAGATAGCACCAGTTTTCGAGTTGTGCTTTATTTTGACTCATATACGCTGGTTTGATTGATGGTCGGTGAAAATCTGCGTACAACAGTAAGTAAAGACTGTTAAGAATATTGCGGGGGAATTCACTCCGAGGTCAATTCTGCAGGATCTATCCTGAGAATTGAAGTCTCTGACAACTTGAACCGAACAGGTAACAGGAATTGTTTTATGAGCCCATCGATTGAGCGTCAACAGCTGCAAACCGTGCATATTGTCCCACTGACCGCCTTCGATCAGCAGGATCGGATCAACGTCGAGATGCAGTCAGCACACACGACGAAACTGTATGAGGCAGGCATGCGTGTTTATCTTCCCGGGGCAGGGACCAGTGAATTTCACAGTCTGCTGCCAGAGGAAATCGTGCAGCTGGTGAAGATCACTCGCGAAGTTACCGGTCCGGAAACCCTGATTTTTGCACCCATCGGTTACCAGGTAAATGCAGCGAAGCAACTGGCGGTTGACTGTCTGGAGGCAGGGGCCACCGGCATCATGTTCATGCCGTTTGCGCATCCTTACATGAGTGATCGCGGGGCGGAAGAATATTACCGTGCAGTGATGGACGCTGCCGACTGTCCTACCTTGTTCTATAAGAAAGCGGCGATTCCCAGTGACGAGCTGCTGCTGGAGCTGGCCTCGGACGAGCGGGCCGTGGGGGTCAAGTATTCGGTGAATCAGATGCATCAGTTCCGGACCACGGTCAGCGCCGATACGGAAGGCATGGAATGGGTCTGCGGTTCTGCAGAGCGGTTTGCCCCTTATTACATGCTGGCTGGTTCAGGTGGATTTACCAGCGGGGCCGGGAATGTCTGTCCGCATCTGTCGCTGGCGATGCACGCGGCGTTTCTCTCGGGCGACTATGCCGAGGGAATGCGAATTCAGCAACAGATCCTGCCGATCGAAGATTATCGGGCACGCTGCGGGGACAGCTTCAACATCAGTATGTTGAAGTATGCCATTACTCTGACCGGAGCAGACTTCGGACCTCCGCGGCCACCTCAGCGGACACTGACCAGCGAACAGGAGGCAGAGATTCGTCAGCTGATGGAGCCGGTTCTGGCTGCGGAAGCTGAGTTGGCGCAACAAAAAAGCCCCGTTTCGTAAAACGGGGCTTTTCGTTTGATTCTCAGAATCAGGCAGTTGCCATCCGTTCTTCTTTTTCTTTCAGACGACGGGCAACGACTTCTTCCTGAATGTTACGTGGAACCTGGGCATAACGCGAGAATTCCATGCTGAATCCACCTTTACCCTGGGTCATGGAACGCAGTTCGTTGGCATAGTCAAACATGCTTGCCAGCGGGACTTCAGCGATGAAGACACTCGTTCCCATTTTGGTTTCCGATGTATTGATCACACCGCGTTTCTGAGCGATATGACCAGTGACAGCACCCTGGAATTCTTCAGGAACTTCCACTTCAAGTTTCATGATCGGCTCAAGCAGTGCCATGTTTGCTTTCTTCAGAGAGTCACGCATACAGTTGAATGCGGCGACGTTGAACGCCATTTCTGAAGAGTCAACATCGTGGTAGCTACCGTCCGACAGAGTGGCGGAAACGCCCACAACTTCACATTCGCACAAGGGGCCTTTAACAAGAGCTCGTTGGAACCCTTTGTCCACAGCCGGGATGTATTCTTTGGGAATACGTCCCTGGGTGATCGCATTTTTGAATTCGTAGGTTTCACCGTCATTTTCCACGGGCATTGGTTCAATTTTACCAACGACGTGAGCGTACTGACCAGAACCACCAGTCTGCTTTTTGTGCTTGTGATTGTATTCCACAGGGATGGTCGGTGTTTCGCGGTAAGCCACGCGGGGTTCACCCACGATACATTCGACTTTGTATTCACGTTTGATACGTTCGATGTAAACATCGAGGTGCAGCTGACCCATACCAGCGATGATGGTCTGATTGGTTTCTTCATCAGTCATCACGTGGAAGGTAGGGTCTTCGCGGTTGAAACGCTGAATGGCTTTAGCCAGACGATCGGCACCGTCCCGGTCGAGTGGTTCGATCGAAAGACGAATCACAGGCTCAGGTACAAAGATACTTTCCAGAGCGTAGTTTTCACCATCGCTACAGAATGTATCCCCGGAGGCACACTCCATACCTACAGCGGCGATAATGTCACCTGCTTCACCTACATCAACGTCTTCACGGCTGTCAGCGTGCATACGTACCAGCCGGCCAAAGCGGGTTGAGTTCCCGGTTCGGGTGTTGACGTAGCTCTGACCTTTTTCGATTTTACCCTGATAGATTCGCATGTAGGTCAGCTGACCGAAGGTTTCGTCGACAATCTTGAAGGCCATGGCAACCAGAGGTTTGTCAGAAGAGTGTGACAGCTTCGTACGGAACGAATCGCTGTGCGTATCTTCTGCACCTTCTTTGATGGCTTTCTGCTGAGCGTCCAGGTCAATCGCAGAAATTTCACGATCGAGCGGGCTGGGCAGGAAGCGAACCACGGCGTCAAGCAGAGTCTGCACACCTTTGTTCTTGAAAGCTGTTCCCATCATGACGGGGGTGATTTCGTGAGACAGAGTCGCTTCACGAATGACTTTGTAAATGTCGTCAACGGGAATTTCTGCCTCTTCCAGCAGGGCGACCATCAGGTCGTCGCTGAACATGGAGAGGGTTTCCAGCATCGCAGCACGAGCTTCTTCAGCAGCAGCTTTGAACTGCTCAGGAATTTCGCCGAGGACTTCTTTTTCACCCTGTTCGCCTTCGTAGGTGACGGCCTGCATGGTTACCAGGTCAACTACACCTTCGAACTGAGCACCTTCACCCATGGGAATCTGCAGCGGCAGAGGCACAACGTGCAACTTTTCTTCGATCTGCTTGATCACGCTGGCAGAATCGGCACCGGTACGGTCCATCTTATTGATGAAGGCAATACGGGGAACGCCGTAACGTTTCATCTGACGGTCAACGGTCAGAGACTGGCTCTGTACACCGCCTACCGAGCAGAGTACGAGAACGGCACCGTCCAGCACGCGAAGACTACGTTCCACTTCCACGGTAAAGTCAACGTGGCCCGGGGTATCGATGATGTTGACAGTATAGTCTCTCCACTGCACCTGTGTGGCGGCAGAAGCGATGGTAATCCCACGCTCACGCTCCAGGTCCATACTGTCCATGGTTGCTCCACCGTCACCACCTCGCACTTCACGCACTTTGTGGATTCGGCCTGAGTAGTACAGAATCCGTTCGGTAAGTGTGGTTTTACCAGAGTCGATGTGAGCCGAAATACCAATGTTTCGATACTTGTCCAGATTTTTCATGGCTTTAGTGCAGGTTTACTTTAGGGAACGTGTTATGGATACAAAATGATCGGCAACGTACCGACCTTGATCAAGAGCTCAATATTATTCGGAACTTTTGAGAAGAAGCTCTCAAGTTTTACGGGGAGGCAGGCCCCGCAAATCGCATCACTCTACTGGTGTGATGGCTGACCCGGCAGGTTTTCACAACAAGGGATCACTGACATCCGATACATTCGCAAGTAGATAATCTGAGCGTAAGGTGTGAGCGTAGAATCTTATCGTTGTATCGACTTCGGGGGAAGAGGATTTTTGGTTAAATTCCGAAAACTCCCTGATTTATTGCTTCAATATTGTATACGTCAGAAGCCGAATGTGAAAGGGAAAAAAACAGGGAGAATTTCAGATGAAATTCTCCCTGCAGGTAAGTTCAAACTTTAACTAAGCTTATGCTTTTTCATCCAGCACAGCCTGAGCTGCTGCCAGACGGGCGATTGGAACCCGGAAAGGTGAGCAGCTGACGTAATCCAGACCCAGTCCGTGGCAGAAGATCACACTGGCAGGATCACCACCGTGTTCACCACAAATCCCGATCTTGAGGTCGGAACGAGTACCACGACCGCGTTCGACACCGGTCTGCATCAGACGTCCAACACCATCCTGATCGATGGTCTGGAACGGGTCTGCAGGAATGATGTCATTTTCACGGTAGTGACCGATGAAGGTACCGTAGTCGTCACGGCTCATACCCAGAGTGGTCTGGGTCAGGTCGTTGGTACCGAAGCTGAAGAACTGGGCGGTTTCTGCGATCTGATCTGCACAGATGGCAGCACGCGGCAGCTCAACCATGGTTCCGACCATGTACTCAACCTTGACGCCTTTTTCTTCCAGAACCTGCTCGGCAACTTCACGGATGATCTTGGCCTGGTTATCGAATTCAGTCTGGAATCCAGCCAGAGGCACCATGATTTCAGGATGCACTTTGATGCCTTCCTTCTGCACGTCGCAGGCGGCTTCCATGATGGCCCGGGCCTGCATCGCGGTGATTTCTGGATAAACAATACCCAGACGACAGCCACGATGACCCAGCATCGGGTTCAGCTCGTGCAGTTCTTCTACACGGCGACGGATGAATTCAACAGTCACACCCAGTTCGTTGGCCAGTTCTTCAGCCAGGGTCGGGTTTTCTTCCAGGTGACGGTCAGAGAGGAACTCGTGCAGCGGCGGATCCAACAGACGAATGGTTACCGGCAGACCGTTCATGGCCTTGAAGATGCCGGTAAAGTCTTCGCGCTGGAAGGGCAGCAGCTTGTTAACAGCTTTGGTGCGTGATTCCACATCGCCGGCAGCGATCATTTCGCGGATTTCTGCGAGGTGGTGGAAGAACATGTGCTCGGTTCGACACAGACCAATCCCTTCAGCACCGAAAGCAATGGCTTCAGCTGCCTGATCGGGCTGGTCAGCGTTAGTACGAACACGCAGCTTGCGGATTTCATCAACCCAGCCCATCAGTTGCTGGTATCGCTGAAATGCTTCTGAGTCTTCAGGTTTCATGGTTTTGGAGATCAGCACTTCCACGATTTCACTCGGTTTGGTTTCCACTTTACCGGCGAAGATTTCGCCTGTGAAACCGTCGATGCTGATCCAGTCGCCGCTCTTGAGAACCTTGTCACCGGCGGTGATAGTTCCAGCAGCAGAATCAATCTTCAGTTCAGAAGCACCAACAACACAAGCTTTACCCATCTGGCGGCTCACCAGGGCAGCGTGTGAGCTGGCACCACCCAGGGCGGTCAGAATCCCCTTTGAAACTCGCATTCCGCGAAGGTCTTCGGGGCTGGTTTCGCGACGAACGAGTACCAGCTGAGCGGAGTTGTCACGGTTGAAAATGGCTTCGGCTTCTTCAGCACTGAAGCAGATGTGACCACTGGCAGCACCCGGACCGGCGTTGATACCCTTGGTCAGCAGGTTTCCTTCCTGGGCGGATTTCTGTTTTTCAGCCGGGTCAAAAATCGGCTGCAGGAGCTGGTTCAGGTCGTCAGCAGGAATCCGGCGTTTGGTGATCGCTTCTTCCTTGCTGACCAGGCCTTCGTTTACCAGATCGACGGCGATACGGACGGCGGCAAAACCGGTTCGTTTTGCGTTACGAGTCTGCAGCATCCAGACCTTGCCACGTTGAATAGTGAACTCGATGTCCTGCACGTCTTTGTAGTGTTTTTCCAGGATCTGACCGATTTCTTCGAGCTGCTTGTAACCTTCCGGCATGTCGCTGCTCAAAGTAGCTTCGATCTGTTTCGGAGTACGAATACCAGCCACCACGTCTTCACCCTGAGCGTTGATCAGGTAGTCGCCACAGAAACCAGGTTCACCGGTAGAACAGTTACGGGTCAGGCCGACACCAGTCGCACAGTCGTCGCCCAGGTTTCCGTAAACCATAGCCTGAACGTTACAGGCGGTTCCCCAGTTGTGAGGAATGCCATAATCGCGGCGGTAAACGACAGCACGGTCGTTATCCCAGCTGCTGAAGACGGCTCCGATAGCACCCCAGATCTGCTGTTTGGGATCGGTCGGGAATTCCTGACCAGTGCTTTCTTTGATCAGGGTCTTGAATTCAGCCACCAGTTCTTTGAGGTGTTCGGCACTCAGTTCAGAGTCGTATTGGACGCCGGCTTTTTCACGCTTGGCTTCGAGAGCATGTTCGAACGGATCTTCATGCTCACCTTTCATACCCATAACCACATCGCCATACATCTGCACGAAGCGGCGGTAGCTGTCCCAGGCGAACGCTTCATTGCCGGACTGTTTCGCCAGTGCTTCGACGGTGGTATCGTTCAGACCGATGTTCAAAACGGTGTCCATCATACCGGGCATGGATTCCCGGGCACCGGAACGACAGGAGACGAGCAGGGGGTTGGTGTCACAGCCGAATTTAGCACCCATGGCTTCTTCGACTTTGGCCAGAGCTTCTTCAACCTGTGCGTCTACACCTTCGGGGTATTCTCCACCGGTTTTGCTGTAGTGAATACAGACGTCTGTATTCAGGGTGAAACCAGCTGGGACGGGGAGCCCGATGTTAATCATTTCTGCCAGGTTGGCCCCTTTCCCCCCCAGGGTATTGCGCAATGTGGCGTCGCCATCTGCTTTTCCATCGCCGAAGAAGTACACATACTTTTGACCTGACATACTTAATTCCTCTAAATGTTAATCAATCAGCCCGTCGGTCCCTTCACGCAAAGAAACCGGACGCTGACCAGTACATATCTATTGTTCAGAAGCTCGCAGCTTCCCAGTAAGATGCGGGACTGAAGATTCAACCCCTCTCCTGCTCAATTCCTAACACGTGACAGTCGGCAAGAATTTGCCAGCTGCTGATTATTTTGTTGGAAGACAGACTCGTCTCTGGCGGTTGCTATCCAGTGATTCCGATGGGACTTCGTTCGAAGTCGTTCCGTCCGGGCAATCTGCTGTTTGCAGCGGATGTGGCTACTGTACGTTAAGCCATCGGATTGCAGCATATTTACTAGGGACACTACCATTGCTCCGTCTGGCCGTCAAGCGACTGGATAGATTCGGGTTAAACGCTCCCGGAAATCCTCTGAATCTTCACCAAAGCCGACGTAATCAGAGCTCATAGCCAGTTGATTCCCCTGAAGTAAGCAGAATTAGCGTGGAAATTTGCTTCAGCTGTGATAACATTAAATTGAGCGCTAGTGATTCCGGTCAGGGGGCCAATCTCGGGATCATGTTAACTCACTTCCATTTCTTCACTTACATATCTTGAGTTCTCGATGCGGGCTGTACCATGATAGCGAAACTGATTCCATTAAATGGTGGTCAGCCGATTCTGATTGATAAAGACGTTACAGTGGTCGGTCGGAAATCGGACCTGTGTGACGTGCAGATTGATAAAAACAGCATCTCTAAGATCCATTGTGTGATTATCAAAACGGACGGTCTTCTGTTCGTGCGAGACCTGTGCAGCACGAACGGGACCCGGGTGAACGGTCAGAAAATCACCCGCGGTGCTCTGCTGCCCGGAGATGAACTCTCAATTGCTTCGACCCGCTTCGAGGTAGAACTAACCGGGAAGCATAAAAAGCAGCAGGAACCGGTTGAAGAAAGTCATCGCCATACCGAGATGCTGACTGCCTTCAACCTGGAGGTCGAGAGCCTGGATGAGAAACCAGAATCCGATGGTGACAGTGAGCTGAAACTGGCCTCAGAATAAACTGATAACTCAGCCGGCCAGTTGCAGTGACAGCTCTTCTTCGTTGAGTGAAACGATCGCGATCCCCAGCTTGTCTGCCAGGTCGGCGACTTCCTGTTGGTCGATCATGATCGTCTGGTTGCTTTCAATTGCCAGTACCCGTCCGCCTGCTTCGTGCATGGTCTGCAATGTTTTGATACCCACCGTGGGAACATCAAATCGACGATCCTGCTGGGGTTTGGCAACTTTAACCACGGTAAAACCACCTCGTTTACAAAGCTGGCCGGCCCGTTGAATCGCACGATCGGTACCTTCAATCGCTTCAACTGCGATGACAGCTTTATCGTTCACGACGATACTTTGTCCAATGTCCAACTGCCCCATCTGCTTGGCAATATCCCAACCCATTTTAATGTCTTCCCACTGTGAATGGCTGGGACGTCGTTTCGTCAGAAATCCGTGTTTCACAAGTAACTCCGGGCAATAATCCAGTGCTGATTCGAAAAATAGATCGTCACGCTCAAATTCTTTAATCACCGCCAGAAGCAGAGTATCGTCTTTACGATCTTCCCTGGCGTAACGATACCACATATGCAGCGTGCGGAAATCGGGTAACAGTTTGAATATTCGAAACGGGCTGAACAGGACCGTTTTTTCAATCTTGCCCGCCATCACGATGCGTTTAACTTCTTCCCGTTTGAACAATTTGATTGCCCGGCCGATGCGTGCCAGGGGAATCCAGTGAAACGTATCGCAGATGTCCATCAGCTCGTCACTGGCCATGCCGAAGATGCCCAGGCAGCAGACGGAATAACCCTGTTGCTGTGCCTGTTCCGCAAAGACGATTGGGAAGCGGCCTGCACCAGCCAGCAATCCGATCTGTCGTCGGGTGTCGGGAGGAGAAGTTTGTAATGTATTCATCATTAATCAGTCAGTTTCACGTTGAAACGGGTTTTGAAATGAAGACTCAGGTAAGCGCGGATTTGTCGTTGATCTGACTCGAATCGTTCAGAGCTTCGAACTGCTGTGTGAGTGTTTTGAGTTGCTGTTCGAGGTCACGGATCTGCTTCCGCATTTCAGGAACCTTGCGAATAGACATCACAATTTTCCGTTGTTCTTTTTCAGGCGCTGCAGGTGTTCCGATATGGACTTCGCCGGGCGGAATATCGCGGTGAACACCGGCCCGGGCACCCAGAGTAGCCTGATCTCCGATGTGCACGTGGTCTGCGATACCGACCTGTCCTGCACAGCGAACGTAATCTCCTGTGGTAATCGAACCGGCAAAACCGACTTGTGAAGCAAACGCGTTATGTTTGCCGATTTCGCAGTTATGGGCGATCATCACCTGGTTATCGATCTTGGTTCCCAGACCGATGACTGTCGGTCCGATCATACCCCGGTCGATGGTTGTTCCGGCGCCAATTTCGACATCGTCTTCGATACGCACACTGCCGAGATGAGGAATCTTGACGTACCGACCATTTTCGAAGCGATAGCCAAAACCGTCACATCCCAGCACAGCTGCGGCGTGAATTAAAACCCGGTCAGCGATTTTGACATCCGGGTAGAGAACTGTATTGGCATGAATGGTCACATCGTCACCGAGGACGCAATCATCACCGATGTAGACGCCAGGGTAAATCCGGCAGTTGTTTCCAATTTTGACACCAGGGCGAATCGTGACCCGCGGATAAATGTGACAGTTCTCACCGATGGTGGCCTGGTCACTGATATCAGCTGCAGGAGAAATGCCGATTTCGGGAAGCTCCCGAGCAGGGCGGAGTTTCTGAATGACTTTGATGAAGGCAGCCTGGGCATCCACCACGGTCAGGGAGGTCATCGGGGTGGATTCAAAAGCTTTCTGGAACGACTCTTCCAGGCGTTGCTCGATAATCACGGCGCCAGCCTGACTCGACTTGAGGCGTTTCAGGTTGAGTTCATCGCCCACAAAAGTGATATCATGGGGACCCGCTTTGAGAACGGATTCCGCTCCATGTATTTCCAGCCTCTGATTGCCACGGGCCGGGCAATTCAGTTCTTGAGCGATCCACTCTACCGTCGTCGACATCAAGGAGTCCTTTCCGAGAGATGTACGTATGCGATATCAATTGTCTGATTGAATACGGGAAAATGAGATACCATCCTGGCACTCTTTGAATCCTGATTTCCCGGAATCGAATGATTTTTACCTGATTTTACAAAAGTAACGCAAGAGCATTTTTTAACTCAGACGCAAATTGTTTCCACATCTTGAGATGTTAAGCAGGGCAGTGAGCGCTGCTTCTTTGTCTTGTGACCTGAGTCTCCTCAGAATTCAGGAATGCCACTGGTAGCCAACAGCCGAAGAATTAGTTAGGATATTCTTTTCATGGAATAGGCTAATTTTACGTTGATCAGGTTGCATTGACTGGTTCGTATGTTCAGTTGTGCGGCAGAAGATTTTTTCAGGAATGCTTGGTAATAACGATGTCGGTACGTGGAATTCGTGGTGCAACAACAGTGACTCAGGACGTTTCAGCAGAGGTATTGTCTGCGACACGCGAACTGCTGGAGCAACTGCTCAAAGCGAATCGGATTGAAAACTACGAAGACATTGTCTCCGTATTTTTTACCACCACCCCTG
This window harbors:
- the lpxD gene encoding UDP-3-O-(3-hydroxymyristoyl)glucosamine N-acyltransferase → MSTTVEWIAQELNCPARGNQRLEIHGAESVLKAGPHDITFVGDELNLKRLKSSQAGAVIIEQRLEESFQKAFESTPMTSLTVVDAQAAFIKVIQKLRPARELPEIGISPAADISDQATIGENCHIYPRVTIRPGVKIGNNCRIYPGVYIGDDCVLGDDVTIHANTVLYPDVKIADRVLIHAAAVLGCDGFGYRFENGRYVKIPHLGSVRIEDDVEIGAGTTIDRGMIGPTVIGLGTKIDNQVMIAHNCEIGKHNAFASQVGFAGSITTGDYVRCAGQVGIADHVHIGDQATLGARAGVHRDIPPGEVHIGTPAAPEKEQRKIVMSIRKVPEMRKQIRDLEQQLKTLTQQFEALNDSSQINDKSALT